One region of Cryptococcus deuterogattii R265 chromosome 14, complete sequence genomic DNA includes:
- a CDS encoding signal recognition particle subunit SRP68 — MSTDQVDVSFKVLSLLSKERAVYGLRNGDHERYRRHCSNKVHRLRQVTGATCGKKTYKAPPKMEVESIKDVCQLQLLLFSAERALAHSHELKKDKNHSKKDQLSWLRQAFKLSTQLYSLVQSLAAPSSGLSARVDSKTLGEITIYHLTIRSELSFEKSSWIESLSDLACRRKLLATLAEGAKDSYNEALANEFIDSHDPLIRYCAYKLGRAESHDIEGVMADIEPDVLEEALPGMSQLLESLRTETGVEEMEEGRRKLEDVEFAGEKVELRNAEIVGVMVRVQEALSKLGDGKSKGTRGMKRWDRVLSVLGEAESVARKLLEDNEANGASSSLRSTRTAQSFALAHQYIIYLLLTHRIRRDLALVETLSSSTVPKDPTQFKVPGGKAKLEEAVKTLGAIVKLYGTMLQSLKQAAELSVVQEKEGVRSGVEGLEAYFHAIRCYNLARLHCIHPDPSYSSAVQLLSNASLSLRQAQDLLSSPIDEPIVSVPSEDISSLFKDIGALEKASKRGLFNQSVEKPVFFDMAFNYIDLPIDELQRLADNGEKAEMGAVKKQEKEVEIKPVENVKKTRESRETTPAVNSQEEEQEGKKSWLGGWFGRK, encoded by the exons ATGTCTACTGATCAAGTCGACGTCTCATTCAAGG TCCTCAGTCTCCTGAGCAAAGAGCGCGCCGTCTACGGCTTGCGAAACGGTGACCATGAGCGATATCG ACGACACTGCTCCAACAAGGTCCATCGGCTTCGCCAAGTTACTGGTGCCACATGCGGGAAAAAGACATACAAGGCACCTCCCAAGATGGAAGTCGAGAGTATCAAGGATGTTTG TCAACTACAGCTGCTGTTATTCTCCGCTGAACGAGCTCTCGCTCACTCTCACGAACTcaaaaaggacaagaatCATTCGAAGAAGGACCAGCTCTCTTGGCTCAGACAGGCTTTCAAGCTCTCCACCCAGCTTTACTCCTTAGTCCAGTCCCTTGCTGCTCCATCCTCAGGCCTTTCCGCTCGAGTGGATTCCAAGACTCTTGGGGAGATCACTATCTACCATCTCACCATCCGCTCGGAATTATCATTTGAAAAATCCAGTTGGATCGAGTCGCTTTCCGATCTTGCCTGCCGCCGAAAGCTACTCGCGACTCTTGCAGAAGGCGCCAAGGACTCTTACAATGAAGCTCTCGCCAATGAGTTTATCGACTCCCACGATCCCTTGATTAGATATTGCGCCTATAAGCTCGGTCGAGCGGAATCTCACGATATCGAGGGTGTCATGGCCGACATCGAACCGGATGTCCTCGAAGAGGCCCTTCCTGGGATGTCGCAGCTTCTCGAAAGCTTGAGGACGGAGACTggtgtggaggagatggaggaaggtaGGAGAAAGCTGGAGGATGTCGAGTTTGCAGGTGAAAAGGTCGAGTTGCGAAATGCGGAGATTGTAGGTGTGATGGTGCGTGTGCAGGAGGCCCTCTCCAAATTGGGCGATGGGAAGAGTAAGGGTACTAGGGGTATGAAGCGATGGGATCGAGTTCTCAGTGTGCTCGGAGAGGCTGAGAGTGTTGCTCGAAAGTTGCTCGAGGATAATGAAGCCAACGgtgcctcttcttcccttcgaTCGACGAGAACTGCCCAGTCTTTTGCCCTAGCACACCAGTACATCATctacctcctcctcactcACCGAATTCGTCGAGATCTCGCTTTGGTAGAgactctctcttcatctactGTGCCCAAAGACCCGACTCAGTTTAAGGTACCGGGCGGAAAAGCcaagttggaagaggctgtCAAGACTCTTGGAGCGATTGTCAAGCTTTACGGCACTATGCTACAGAGTCTGAAGCAGGCGGCTGAACTGAGTGTGGTtcaagagaaggagggtgtGAGGAGCGGTGTTGAGGGTTTGGAAGCCTACTTCCATGCCATCAG ATGCTACAACCTCGCGCGTTTACATTGCATTCACCCCGACCCTTCATACTCTTCTGCTGTTCAGCTCCTCTCCAAtgcttccctctctcttcgtcaagctcaagacctcctctcttctcccatcgACGAACCCATCGTCTCCGTTCCTTCTGAAgacatctcttccctcttcaagGATATTGGTGCCCTCGAAAAGGCTTCCAAGAGGGGACTCTTCAACCAATCTGTTGAGAAGcccgtcttcttcgataTGGCTTTCAACTACATCGACCTCCCTATTGATGAACTGCAACGTTTGGCGGATaatggagaaaaggcagAGATGGGTGCTGtaaagaagcaagagaaagaggtaGAGATAAAGCCTGTGGAGAatgtgaagaagaccaGGGAGAGCAGGGAAACAACTCCTGCGGTGAACagtcaggaagaggagcaggagggcaagaagagctggtTGGGCGGTTGGTTCGGAAGGAAGTAA
- a CDS encoding U6 snRNA-associated Sm-like protein LSm7 has protein sequence MSSRGGRGGARGGGNQGGERKKRESILNLAQFVDKSIRVKFMGGREATGILKGYDQLMNLVMDDVVEEYEDGRPTRSLGLVVLRGPNIVLVSPTDGSSEIENPFQQ, from the exons ATGTCTTCAAGA GGCGGCCGAGGCGGAGCTCGTGGCGGTGGTAACCAAGGAGGTGAACGTAAGAAGCGAGAGTCAATCCTCAACTTGGCTCAATTTGTCGATAAGAGTATCAGGGTTAAGTTTATGGGTGGACGGGAAG CTACCGGTATCCTGAAAGGCTACGACCAGCTCATGAACTTGGTCATGGACGATGTAGTTGAGGAGTATGAGG ATGGCCGTCCTACACGAAGTCTTGGATTAGTTGTTCTCCGTGGCCCCAATATTGTCCTTGTTAGCCCAACGGACGGATCGTCAG AAATTGAAAACCCTTTCcaacaataa
- a CDS encoding xylulokinase — translation MSSPLFLGLDASTQSLKASLLSVNLDVVAECAIHFDSDLPQFGTRGGVHFGSDGQVHSPVMMLVEAMDLLFDKIKAAGWEVENIRGVAAAGQQHASVYWSRTSTKLLASLNPSLPLSSQLAEAFSRPIIPNWQDSSTTAECHALNTAVGGPAALAQLTGSRAYERFTGAQIMRFKRVDPVAYDQTDRIALVSNSVTTLLCLDGQVKGIDESDACGMNLWTMNRKQRGWNQELLKAIAGDDGAEELSRKLGRVETDGGRVVGHIGKWFVDRYGFNPECFVFPGTGDNPATFLSLSLRESEGLVSLGTSDVVLISTNTYHPDPEYHAFFHPAQIAPPSEQDEQNRQGAESLRYFNMIVYKNGSLTRQHVRDLYFEGSWDKFNAAIEELRPKSVIDLPSRTAFWWLLPDIVPHGAHGIYKYITDPTAGTLSEVSTAKKVDQFPDIRQEALALLESQLFNYRSRASVILDDSSTPYDPSSPAVDASLPCLTKVYATGGASANRTILSLMADVLSTKVCKNVEYLDGKWKDADWNACSVGVAYKARWGWERGTAADGDERKWVSFDTVIRECREARKRIRGDEGKGLELEEEGIRVVASPGPGSRAYERRVEWWRALERKALEEQRAEKTA, via the exons ATGTCCTCTCCTCTGTTCCTCGGCCTCGATGCATCCACACAATCTCTGAAAGCTTCGCTACTCTCGGTCAACCTGGATGTAGTGGCTGAATGTGCCATCCATTTTGATTCGGACTTGCCTCAGTTTGGTACACGAGGAGGTGTACATTTTGGTTCAGATGGTCAAGTTCATTCGCCAGTGATGATGCTGGTCGAAGCGATGGATTTGCTTTTTGACAAGATCAAAGCCGCCGGTTGGGAAGTAGAAAATATTCGCGGAGTCGCAGCTGCCGGACAG CAACATGCGTCCGTTTACTGGTCTAGAACCTCCACGAAGCTTCTTGCTTCCCTCAACCCCTCACTGCCCTTATCTTCGCAACTCGCCGAAGCCTTTTCTCGACCCATTATCCCCAACTGGCAAGATTCTTCCACCACCGCCGAATGTCATGCACTCAACACTGCCGTTGGAGGCCCAGCTGCTCTCGCACAGCTCACTGGTTCTCGAGCGTATGAGCGATTCACTGGTGCTCAAATCATGCGTTTCAAGCGGGTCGACCCTGTCGCATACGACCAGACTGATCGAATCGCTCTTGTCAGTAACTCAGTGACTACTTTGCTCTGCTTGGATGGCCAAGTCAAGGGGATTGATGAAAGTGATGCTTGCGGGATGAATCTATGGACTATGAACAGAAAACAGAGGGGATGGAATCAGGAATTGTTAAAGGCAATCgctggtgatgatggagcGGAAGAGCTTTCCAGAAAACTAGGAAGAGTGGAGACGGATGGAGGTAGGGTTGTGGGGCATATAGGCAAATGGTTTGTTGATCGGTACGGGTTCAATCCGGAATGCTTTGTGTTCCCTGGCACTGGGGATAATCCAGCTACATTCTTGAGTTTGTCTT TACGCGAAAGTGAAGGTCTAGTCTCTCTTGGTACTTCCGACGTTGTCCTCATTTCTACAAACACCTATCACCCTGATCCCGAGTACCACGCATTCTTCCACCCGGCCCAGATAGCACCTCCTAGTGAGCAAGACGAACAAAACAGACAAGGAGCAGAATCCCTGAGGTATTTCAATATGATCGTGTATAAGA ATGGCTCTCTTACCCGACAACATGTGCGGGACCTCTACTTTGAAGGATCATGGGATAAATTCAATGCGGCAATTGAGGAACTACGTCCCAAATCAGTCATCgaccttccttctcgtACGGCTTTCTGGTGGCTTCTCCCAGATATCGTG CCACATGGGGCCCATGGTATCTATAAATACATAACCGACCCTACCGCTGGAACACTCTCCGAAGTATCAACCGCCAAAAAAGTTGACCAATTTCCCGACATTCGACAAGAAgcccttgccctcctcGAGTCCCAACTTTTTAACTATCGTTCCCGCGCCTCTGTCATCCTCGACGACTCTTCTACCCCATATgacccttcctctcccgcTGTCGATGCTTCCCTTCCCTGCTTGACCAAGGTGTACGCTACAGGCGGAGCCAGCGCTAACCGGACTATCTTGAGTTTGATGGCAGATGTGCTATCGACAAAGGTGTGTAAGAATGTAGAGTACCTTgatgggaaatggaaagatgcggattggaatgccTGTAGTGTGGGAGTGGCGTACAAGGCTcgttggggatgggagcGAGGTACAGCAGCCgatggggatgagaggaagTGGGTTAGTTTTGATACGGTGATCAGGGAATGTAGAGAGGCGAGAAAGAGAATCCGAGGAGACgaagggaagggattggaactggaagaggaaggtatCAGGGTTGTAGCTAGCCCAGGGCCTGGCTCAAGGGCGTATGAGAGAAGGGTCGAGTGGTGGAGAGCGCTGGAACGTAAAGCGTTGGAGGAACAGCGAGCTGAGAAGACCGCGTGA